In a single window of the Romeriopsis navalis LEGE 11480 genome:
- a CDS encoding non-ribosomal peptide synthetase, giving the protein MKNVADIYPLSPAQLGMLFHTLSNPQSGVYINQYTGEIQGNLQPNLFRQAWQQTINRHPVLRTVFLWEGLDDPLQVVRQQVDLPWQELDWQQASPATQAQQLNDFLQADRHQGFDLAQAPLLRFTIIHLSEHNYRFIWSSHHLLFDGWSLPLIWQDMLAYYAALKQDQPAQIGRLRPYRDYIAWQQAQTHPHKEAFWRAQLQEFSEPTPLPAARTVPQATGERYQQQTKLINSSLTTNLATIARQNRLTLNTIIQGLWAVLLHHYSGNDKIIYGSVMSGRPAELADVETMVGLFINTVPVCISIEPEQTVIDWLQDRQQQLLTLRQYESTPLTEIQHWSNLPIGRSLFESIVVFENYPTAIAPDMGFTTHNVQYLEQSNYPLALLVLPGASLEFILLYDPGKFADGAVKNLLNHLEQLVQAIITAPQSRLNQLPNINPTLQQTHTNGPALHYPRDRGIHQLIEAQVNQTPEAIAVKFADMTLTYAELNQRANQLAYYLRSQGIATGSRVAICLPRSTEMIVSIVAVLKAGAAYVPLDPSYPAARLEYCFADTAPQICLTQQSIKIATGDTSRVDLDDPNRSFQNCPSSNLEHISSSNNLAYIIYTSGSTGKPKGVMVSHQNLIHSTMARFHVYAEPVGRFLLLSSIAFDSSVAGIFWTLCQGGTLVIAPERIEQDLQQLTQLISQAKITHTLCVPTLYNLLIDAAVPHQLRTLKTVIVAGEACSRNLVKQHYTQLAQTQLYNEYGPTEATVWCTAAQIPHEPSAGPITIGKPIPNTQIQILDEAQRPVPIGAIGEIYISGDGVTNGYLNQPERTAATFHRQAAPASRLYKTGDRGRYRADGNLEWLGRNDRQVKIRGYRIELGEVEDALLQQPNIQEAVVINKSVMPLAESVEQLVTALGTLSDPQAEHLLTLAESDQQPGKSPPLSLE; this is encoded by the coding sequence ATGAAAAATGTTGCCGATATCTACCCGCTTTCCCCGGCACAGTTGGGCATGCTATTTCATACCCTGTCAAATCCGCAATCAGGCGTCTACATCAATCAATATACCGGCGAAATTCAGGGAAATTTGCAACCCAATTTATTTCGTCAGGCTTGGCAACAAACAATTAATCGACATCCTGTTTTACGCACAGTCTTTCTGTGGGAGGGCTTAGATGACCCGCTCCAAGTGGTCCGGCAGCAGGTCGATTTACCTTGGCAAGAACTCGATTGGCAACAGGCAAGTCCTGCGACTCAAGCCCAGCAACTCAATGATTTTTTGCAAGCCGATCGCCACCAAGGCTTCGACCTCGCCCAAGCGCCCCTGCTCCGGTTCACCATCATCCACTTGAGCGAACACAATTATCGGTTCATTTGGAGTTCACATCACCTGCTGTTTGATGGCTGGTCGCTGCCGCTGATCTGGCAAGATATGCTGGCCTACTATGCCGCCTTAAAACAGGATCAACCGGCCCAAATTGGCCGCTTGCGCCCGTATCGCGATTACATCGCTTGGCAGCAAGCCCAAACGCATCCTCACAAGGAGGCTTTTTGGCGCGCTCAACTCCAGGAATTTTCCGAGCCAACGCCCTTGCCCGCCGCCCGCACCGTCCCTCAAGCAACCGGCGAACGCTATCAACAACAGACGAAATTAATCAACTCATCACTCACCACAAATCTCGCGACAATCGCCCGGCAAAATCGACTCACACTGAACACAATCATTCAAGGTTTATGGGCGGTCTTACTACATCACTATAGTGGCAATGACAAAATCATCTATGGTTCAGTCATGTCCGGTCGACCGGCTGAGTTAGCGGATGTAGAAACCATGGTGGGACTCTTTATTAATACCGTCCCCGTCTGTATCAGCATCGAACCCGAACAAACCGTGATTGATTGGCTCCAAGACCGCCAACAGCAACTGTTAACTTTACGCCAGTACGAATCAACCCCGCTGACGGAGATTCAACACTGGAGTAATTTACCGATTGGTCGATCGCTGTTTGAAAGCATTGTTGTATTTGAAAACTATCCCACGGCCATCGCGCCCGACATGGGATTTACAACACATAATGTGCAATACCTGGAGCAAAGCAACTATCCCCTCGCACTATTAGTTTTGCCGGGAGCGTCTTTAGAATTCATCCTCCTATACGATCCCGGAAAATTTGCTGACGGTGCCGTCAAGAATTTACTGAATCACCTGGAACAATTGGTTCAAGCCATAATCACAGCACCGCAAAGCCGCTTAAACCAACTGCCCAACATCAACCCAACACTCCAGCAAACCCATACCAACGGCCCAGCGCTGCATTACCCGCGAGATCGCGGCATTCATCAACTGATTGAGGCTCAGGTCAACCAGACACCTGAGGCAATTGCCGTCAAATTTGCCGACATGACACTCACCTATGCTGAACTAAATCAACGGGCCAATCAACTCGCATATTATTTGCGATCGCAGGGCATTGCAACTGGGAGCAGAGTTGCAATTTGTCTGCCCCGATCGACCGAAATGATCGTCAGCATTGTGGCCGTACTCAAAGCCGGAGCCGCCTATGTACCGCTCGATCCAAGTTATCCAGCTGCACGACTGGAATATTGCTTCGCGGATACGGCACCCCAAATTTGTTTAACTCAACAATCGATCAAAATCGCCACTGGCGACACGTCCCGAGTTGATTTAGATGACCCAAATCGATCATTTCAGAACTGTCCATCAAGCAATCTGGAGCATATTTCGAGCAGTAACAATCTGGCCTATATTATCTATACCTCTGGCTCCACCGGCAAACCCAAAGGGGTCATGGTCAGTCACCAAAATCTCATCCATTCCACAATGGCACGGTTTCACGTTTATGCCGAACCGGTTGGCCGGTTTCTACTCCTCTCATCCATTGCCTTCGATAGTTCCGTCGCCGGTATTTTTTGGACATTATGCCAGGGTGGCACACTCGTAATTGCCCCAGAGCGCATCGAACAGGATTTACAGCAGCTTACCCAGCTCATCAGTCAGGCCAAAATCACGCATACCCTCTGTGTCCCAACGCTCTACAACCTCTTGATTGATGCCGCTGTGCCGCACCAATTGCGCACATTAAAAACGGTGATTGTCGCGGGCGAAGCCTGCTCCCGGAATTTAGTGAAACAACATTACACGCAGCTGGCCCAGACGCAACTGTACAACGAATATGGTCCCACCGAAGCCACCGTTTGGTGTACTGCCGCACAGATTCCACACGAACCATCCGCCGGTCCAATCACGATCGGCAAACCGATTCCCAATACCCAAATACAGATTCTCGACGAGGCCCAACGCCCCGTGCCGATCGGGGCGATTGGCGAAATCTACATCAGTGGTGATGGCGTCACCAACGGGTATCTCAACCAACCCGAACGGACTGCGGCGACATTCCATCGTCAGGCCGCCCCGGCTAGTCGTCTCTACAAAACTGGCGATCGCGGTCGCTACCGCGCCGATGGCAATTTGGAATGGCTGGGACGGAACGATCGC